AAAAACCAGGTTGATTTCAAAGCATCGGAATGTATCACCAAGGACGGAGAGAAAATAATGCTTACTAAAAAAGAAATGATGTTGCTGAAACTGCTTATAGAAAATAAAAATGAAGTAGTAACAAGAGAAAAAATATTACAGGCTGTTTGGGGTTATAACGTGTATCCTACTACACGTACCATCGATAATTTTGTTTTAAACTTTCGCAAGTATTTTGAAGAAGACAGCCGCAATCCAAAATATTTTCATTCTGTAAGAGGTGTGGGATATAAGTTTACGGAGTAGCAACACCTAGTGTCTGGCAAAAAGAAAGCCGGTAAAGGATAGGATTTCTGCATTTTAAAAAGTATATTCGTTTACTAAAGCCGTGATTTTATGCCAGTCAAAAGATCATTTGTAGCACTGTTATTTTTTGCATTTATTTCGGTTGGATTGCTATTGTTCTCTTTCTCGTTTAAGGCAACACAGGCGGAATATAAATGCAAGCTCAGGAAATGTTGCAGCGAAAGCAAAATAGCTCCTGTTACTCCTAAAAGTTTCTTTACCAACGGGGTTTTTCATCTTCCCGCATAATTGTATTTCAGTATTAAATACATTTGCAATCGTTAAATTTTTTTTAATGACACCATGTGAATTAAAAATTCATTAATCGGCATAAGGTTTGTTTAGTCATACAGCTACTTGAAAAATTTTATAATGAAAAACTTACGCCTTTTACCTCTTTTTTTGCTTCTTGGTTGTGTGGCATTTTTATCTTTTATGCCGGTACCGGGTGCTAAAAAAAGAACTACATCAAAAACAGTCGTTAAAGATAGCAGCGACGAAAATCCTTATTACATTGTCATTAATAAGTCAACATACGAATTAAAAGTGTACGATGATGAAGGTTGGTATGCTACCTACCCTGTAGTGTTTGGAAGTAAGGATCTTGGCGACAAAATGCGTGAAGGCGATAAAAGAACTCCCGATGGAAGCTTTAAAGTAATATTAAAAAAAGTAAATCCAAGTTGGGGACCTGAGTTATTATTAAATTATCCTAACGAAACTTCCGTTGCAAAATTCAATCAACGTAAGGCAAACGGATTGGTACCAAAAAATGCAAAGATCGGTGGTGGCATAGCTATTCACTCAACCCGTAAAGACGAGGAGTGGACAGTAGATAATTTTTATAACTGGACAGATGGTTGC
The Ferruginibacter albus DNA segment above includes these coding regions:
- a CDS encoding L,D-transpeptidase family protein; its protein translation is MKNLRLLPLFLLLGCVAFLSFMPVPGAKKRTTSKTVVKDSSDENPYYIVINKSTYELKVYDDEGWYATYPVVFGSKDLGDKMREGDKRTPDGSFKVILKKVNPSWGPELLLNYPNETSVAKFNQRKANGLVPKNAKIGGGIAIHSTRKDEEWTVDNFYNWTDGCISVKYSEMQDLYSYIPVGTPVTIVEK